Sequence from the Paraburkholderia acidiphila genome:
CGCACGCTGCGACAGCGCATCGACGAACTGATGACGGCGTTCGGACTCGAAGCGCTCGCGGCGGTCCCCGTCCAATGCCTTTCCGGTGGCCAGCGGCGGCGGCTCGAACTGGCGCGCGCACTCATCTCGCGGCCACGCGTGCTATTGCTCGACGAACCCACGCTGGGCCTCGATGTCGCCACTCGCCGGGTGTTCTGGGCAGAAATCAGAATGCTCGTTGGCGCGGGCCATACCGTGCTGTGCTCGACCCACCATGCCGATGAAGCGAGCGATGCCGATCGCGTCGTCGTGCTGCATGGGGGTGGCGTGCTCGCGGATGGACCATGGCATACGCTATGCGCGTGCGTTCCCGGTACGATCCGGCTGCAGGTACCTGACACTGAAACGGCACGCCGCTGGCTCTCGGCGCAGGGCTATCGGGCGACGATCGACGAACACGGCCTCGCCGTAGTGGTCGCCAATGCGCGGACGGTGATGCCTGCGCTACTGCAACGCATGCCGTGCCGGGTTACGAGCGTGGACGTCACCACGCCAAACCTGATGGATATCGTGGACCACTGGCGCGAAGCACGCGAAAGCGAGCCATGCCGCCTGCCCCAGAAGGCAGCCGCATGAGCAACGTGCTCGCGATCGTCTGGTTCGACCTGAAGCGCTTCTGGGCGTCGCCGCTGCGGATCCTGTTCGGACTCACGCAGCCGCTGCTGTATCTGTTCGTTCTCGGCGCAGCACTCAGGAGCGGCACCTACGCGGAGGTCAGCGGATACCAGGCGTATATCTTTCCGGGTGTCGTCGGCCTTTCGTTGATGTTCACGGCGATCTCGGCGGCGGTCGGCATCGTGCACGATCGGCAAACCGGCCTTCTGAACGCCCTGCTGGTTTCTCCTGTGAAGCGCACCGAGATCGCAGCTGGCAAAATCGGCGCAGGCGCGCTGCTTGCCTCGGTGCAGAGCGCGCTCCTGCTGCCGTTCTCGCCGACAATCGGAATCGGACTTACGGCGCCGCGCCTCGCGCTCCTCCTGCTTGCCATGGTGCTGGCCGCGCTCGCCTTTTCCGCACTCGGCCTCGCGCTCGCACTGCCGTTCCGGTCGGTGATCGTGTTCCCGGCTGTCTCGAACACGCTGCTTCTACCCATGTTCTTCCTCTCGGGCGCGCTCTACCCGCTCGATCTCGCGCCGGACTGGATCCGGCTCGCCGCCGTTTTCGACCCCGCAGCCTATGGTGTCGACTTGATGCGCGGCGTGTTGACGACCCAGTTCGCGATCGCACCGGCGCGCTCGCTCGCCACACTCGCGGCGTGTCTGGTCGCCGCGGGCTGGCTCGTCGTGTGCGGCATCAGGCGGCGCGACGCGTAGCAACATTGATGAATTGAAGGAGATTGTCCATGGGTGAATTCAGTATCTGGCATTGGCTAGTCGTCTTGCTGATCGTCTCGATGGTGTTCGGCACGAAGAAGCTGCGCAATATCGGCGGCGATCTGGGCGGTGCCGTCAAAGGATTCAAGGAAGGCATGCGGGAAACAGAGGCACCGGCACTCGCTCAGGATGCCGAACTGACCTCGGCCATCCTTGTCGATGTCGACGCAACGAAGAAAGCATGTCACCCGCAGGAGCTGCGATGAAATGCGATGTGAAGTGGCGGGAACGGCTCGGGTGGCCTCGAGAGCGTGCAATATGATGCCCGTACGCGGACGCTTTCACGTACCGTGCATTTGGGAAACGCACCACGTGACGCCTCTGGTCCATCTCAGGATACTCAATCAGAAGCCGTTGCCGTGCGGCCCGATCTCGACGAGGGGCAGCTACTACCATCTGGAGGCGACGCCGCGCGCCGGTGGCAGCGCCATCACACTCGTTTTCGAGCGTCATTGCGCGGAAAAGCTGCTGCGCCGGCTGGGAAGAGACCTACTGCCCGTTTTCGACCCGATCGCGCAGTCGCTTGCGAGCGCTGGCGCCGCTCCGCTCTCCCGATTGCGCATGGGCGCACTCAATGCAGATCTGTTCGACGCGATTCACATGCTTTGCATTGTGCGGGGAGCGGTGCCGCGAAACGGCGTAACGCGCACGCTGGCGGCGCTGCGCCGCAATCCGGATACGCCCGTGCAGCGTCACGAAATCGTCCGCTTTGCGCAGGCACTGGCAAACGACGGTGGCCGCTCGCTCTCGCAAGCCATCGATCTCCTGCGCAAGGCCAATCCGCGATTGCGGGAATTTTCGTTCGAATTCCTGCGCGCCCGGATGATACGGGAAGGACTGCCAATTTACCTTTGATCCTGCCCGCGAATGCTCACGGGCGGAAACTTGTCAGGCAATAGGTGAAAAGGAGATTCATCCCTTTACGCCTACTCGCGCCGGAGCCGCGGCAAGGATCACTATGCATCCAGTCATCGCGACGATTGCGGCGGATTCGAGATTCGACTTCTGCCAGTACGCTGAGCGTGCCCCCCGCGTGCTGCGAGCACAGCCGTGATCAGCGTCAGCGCGAAAAACGCGAGCGCCACCGCGCCTGCAATGCCACCTGCCCGTTGCAGCCAGAAGATTTCGGCGAGGCCGCCTGCCACTCGCATGGCGAGGCCCGTGTGGAGCACGAAGAGGGGCAGGTAAAACATCGGATGATATTTCACCGGCAATCGCGTCAGCGCGGGCACGACGACCGGGGCATGTCCAAACACCATGGAAAACACGAAGCCGAGCGTGAGCGCGTGGAGGGCCGCGTCGTACCAGGGATGACCGGGCATCAGCGCGCCGAGTGCGCCCAGGACGCCGCCCAACGCGAGCCATCCATAGCCGCCGAGCAGGCACACGGCGATAAACCGGGTAAGCGCACGTTGGCGCACCGTGCGACGCGCGATGTCATGCCTCGCCAGCCACACTGCGAGTAGCACGAGGCCAGCGGCGAACAGCCGTGTACCTTCGTCCGGTTGCCACAGCGCCCAGGGCAGGCTCGCGATCATCAAAGTGACCGGCGCGAAAAACGAATATCGGGCGGAGCGTGGGAGGCGCAGCATGCGTGTGAGTTCGAGACGCTCGCCTGCGATCGTCAAGATCAGAAACGAGAGCCAGCACAGCACGCAAGCCGACACGTCGTCAGTGATCAGCCATACCAGGTTGCCGAGCCACCAGCAGAACACTGCGAGCGCGAGCACGGCGAGATGGAGCGCGGCCTGCCTGCGCAGCACCTGCAGACTTGCGATGAGAGAGACGCTCGCTCCGACCATGAGCAGCGATTGAGCGACGACCGGCGCTGCGCCGGCAATCAGCACGATACCCGCAGCGATCGCGCAGGCAGGGGCCAGCAGATAAATCGTTCTTTGCAGCGCGACCGCGCGTTCGAGGCTGACAAGCGCACCGAAAAAGACGGGGAGCATCAGCACGCCATGCCACGCGACACTGGACATGGCGTGCAAGGGCAGCCGAACACCCAGACGGGCAAGACCGGCCAGAACCGCGCAGACGAGCACGAGAACGATCGTCAGCGCGGCAGCGAGTTTTGCAAGGCGGCACGGCAATTGGGCAATGTTCATGGTACGTGTTCGCTTGTCGCGAAACGACGCCAGGTCGCGCGCCGTCAGTCTGGCTCCCAACCCAGAACCGCGCGCGCGGCCTCGCTCATCATGGCGGGCTCCCACGCGGGTTCCCACACGAGCACGACTTCGACAGGCAGGCCTTCGGGCACCGACTCTTCGGCTACGGCCCTCACTTCGTCCATGATCATTTGCCCCATTGGACAGGCAGGCGAAGTCATCGTAATTTCGATCTTCAGCATCTGGCTGCTGAGTTCAATGCCGTACAGAAGGCCGAGGTCGACGATGTTGACGCCCACTTCCGGATCGATCACGCAACGCAGCGCGTCTCGGATCTCAAATTCTTCGTCTGTTGGATCGAGTTTGAGGCGAGTCGTGTTCATGGCAAAGGACAACCGACAAGATGGGAAGGACATTTCAACCGGGCGGTGTCTGCCAAGCGGCGTTCATACCGGCTAAATCATTCATGGTCGATGAATGTTTAGCCATGATAGCGCGCGACCGCATTCGGGCGCTGTGCCAATTGGCCGCAGCGCACGGACCCGTAACGAATGCGAATCC
This genomic interval carries:
- a CDS encoding ABC transporter ATP-binding protein; translated protein: MMNAPGIDLRNVSFSRGGRAILDNVSMTVPGAGLVAIVGFNGAGKTTLLSLLSTLATPRSGRILVDGIDAVAMPHQVRSRIGVVFQESALEARLSAYDNLSFIARCQGLKGRTLRQRIDELMTAFGLEALAAVPVQCLSGGQRRRLELARALISRPRVLLLDEPTLGLDVATRRVFWAEIRMLVGAGHTVLCSTHHADEASDADRVVVLHGGGVLADGPWHTLCACVPGTIRLQVPDTETARRWLSAQGYRATIDEHGLAVVVANARTVMPALLQRMPCRVTSVDVTTPNLMDIVDHWREARESEPCRLPQKAAA
- the tatA gene encoding Sec-independent protein translocase subunit TatA produces the protein MGEFSIWHWLVVLLIVSMVFGTKKLRNIGGDLGGAVKGFKEGMRETEAPALAQDAELTSAILVDVDATKKACHPQELR
- a CDS encoding metal-sulfur cluster assembly factor yields the protein MNTTRLKLDPTDEEFEIRDALRCVIDPEVGVNIVDLGLLYGIELSSQMLKIEITMTSPACPMGQMIMDEVRAVAEESVPEGLPVEVVLVWEPAWEPAMMSEAARAVLGWEPD
- a CDS encoding ABC transporter permease, whose protein sequence is MSNVLAIVWFDLKRFWASPLRILFGLTQPLLYLFVLGAALRSGTYAEVSGYQAYIFPGVVGLSLMFTAISAAVGIVHDRQTGLLNALLVSPVKRTEIAAGKIGAGALLASVQSALLLPFSPTIGIGLTAPRLALLLLAMVLAALAFSALGLALALPFRSVIVFPAVSNTLLLPMFFLSGALYPLDLAPDWIRLAAVFDPAAYGVDLMRGVLTTQFAIAPARSLATLAACLVAAGWLVVCGIRRRDA